A single window of Ovis canadensis isolate MfBH-ARS-UI-01 breed Bighorn chromosome 15, ARS-UI_OviCan_v2, whole genome shotgun sequence DNA harbors:
- the PSMA1 gene encoding proteasome subunit alpha type-1 encodes MFRNQYDNDVTVWSPQGRIHQIEYAMEAVKQGSATVGLKSKTHAVLVALKRAQSELAAHQKKILHVDNHIGISIAGLTADARLLCNFMRQECLDSRFVFDRPLPVSRLVSLIGSKTQIPTQRYGRRPYGVGLLIAGYDDMGPHIFQTCPSANYFDCRAMSIGARSQSARTYLERHMSEFMECNLNELVKHGLRALRETLPAEQDLTTKNVSIGIVGKDLEFTIYDDDDVSPFLEGLEERPQRKAQPTQPADEPAEKADEPMEH; translated from the exons ggcAGAATTCATCAAATTGAATATGCAATGGAAGCTGTCAAACAAGGTTCAGCCACAGTTGGTCTGAAATCAAAAACTCATGCAGTGTTGGTTGCATTGAAG AGAGCACAGTCAGAACTTGCGGctcatcagaaaaaaattctCCATGTTGATAACCATATTGGTATCTCAATTGCGGGACTTACTGCTGATGCTCGACTGTTATG taatTTTATGCGCCAGGAGTGTTTGGATTCCAGATTTGTATTTGACAGACCTCTTCCTGTGTCTCGTCTTGTATCTCTAATTGGAAGCA AAACCCAGATACCAACACAGCGATATGGCCGGAGACCATATGGTGTTGGGCTGCTCATTGCTGGTTATGAT GATATGGGTCCTCACATTTTCCAAACTTGTCCATCTGCTAACTATTTTGACTGCAGAGCTATGTCCATTGGAGCCCGATCTCAATCAGCTCGTACTTACTTGGAGAGACATATGTCAGAGTTTATGGAGT gCAATTTGAATGAACTGGTTAAGCATGGTCTGCGTGCCTTACGGGAAACCCTTCCTGCAGAACAGGACCTGACTACAAAG aatGTTTCCATTGGAATTGTTGGTAAAGACTTGGAGTTTACaatttatgatgatgatgatgtgtcTCCATTCCTGGAAGGTCTGGAAGAAAGACCACAGAGAAAGGCACAG CCTACTCAACCTGCTGATGAACCTGCAGAAAAGGCTGATGAACCAATGGAACATTAA